Sequence from the Esox lucius isolate fEsoLuc1 chromosome 6, fEsoLuc1.pri, whole genome shotgun sequence genome:
CTGCTGCAGCACGGTCCCGTTGACGACAGGATGGGGACGCCCTTTGGATTCATGCAGACAGCGCTCTCGGCCATCACTCCGGATACAGTAGAACCCCTTGGTCTGATTGAAGTAGAAGTTGGACGACATTATCCTGGGGGGCAGGTTGAGAAAACGCTCCACTTTCTGCAGCTCGGGAAGGGGGTTCCGGATCAAAGTGTCCCCATCCACGATGTGGATCTGCTCCAGTGGGAAGTGGCGGAGCCAGTTAAGCATGTGCACGTCGTAGAGGCTCCGCTGAATGGCCTTGTAGCGTGTGTTGAGAGCTCCACTGCGCACCAGCAGGTTCTCAATAGCCTGCACCGGCTTATGGTTCTCCAGGCGGTTGAAGTAGACCTGGGTGTAGTCCGAGATGACCCGTTCAGTCGGGTCCCGTAGGATCAGAAGCAGCTTAATGGATGAGTTCATGGCACAGATGCGTTCTGGCGCTAAGGCAGATGTGAAGTAGCCCGGCGTCTTCTCCACGGTGATCTGGTGCGGGTAGGAATAGGGCATCAGCTCTCTGTACCAGTCAAAGCCCTTCGCGTAGTTCTCCTCCCAGTCGAAGAAGTGCACCTCCGTGGCGGCAGCCGCAACCTCAGGGTGGATGTCTAGCATCTCGAGCAGGGCACGCGTGCCACCCTTGCGCACCCCAATGATGATGCTGTGTGGGGCACGTTTGCTAGTCCCTGGTGGTGGAGACAGTGTGTAATTGGTTGTTAGTCCCGGGCCAAGATCCAGACTCTGAACAAACTCTGGCGGGGCAGCATATGTCTGGAGAACCAGGAGGAACATTGACACCAGTAAGAAGGCCATGCTGAGGGACACAAAccaaaagaagaaaacagaaGATGGTCCAACAGAGCAGAGAGGAAAACGGAGATGGATGTCCCGTGGTTTAGCTGTGGATCAACGCCATCTCTCTGAGATCAAAGCTAACTGGAACAAAGCAGGGAACGGCTGTCTTCATCTGCCATTGAGGTGAAGGGTGAGGACAAATCACAACCAGTCCAGAGCACATCTGTAAAGACAGAAGACAAGAAAAATGTGATGGAATTAGGGTTTCTCATATGAATACCAAGAAAAGTAGTATTAGCCAAGGGGCCTATTTCTTTTAACCTGACATGGCTTTCCAGTAATTAATAAGATGTAAGTCCATCTCAAGTGTTTCCTATCCTTGGGTTATCATTATTAATCTCCCTCAGTGTGTTAATTTTCTCCTTCAACCTCCCCCTCTGATCTGTCCTTTCCTAATCAGGATTCACTTAAGTTTCATAGATGTACTGTGGGTATTTTATATAATATCATCGGTAGCCTAATAGCCTGTCCTACTTCATCCAGTGGTGAACTATGGCCCCTATTCTGTTTGatagcatttttttgttttgtattttatttgtatgataTTACAAATCCAATTCATAACATATCATATTAAATTGGGGCGCTTAAGATCCTGGCAGTGCGTCTTTAAAATGTGTGCTATTTTGTAATTGCACTGGATAATAAACACATAGACAGATCATTACAAAACGTGGCTGAAATACGTGTGTTGCTCAGGGACAAAACACAGAGGCCACATTAATTCATCTTCTTTTACAAGGCCATAATCCTAACTTATATCAGTTAAATACAGTTAATAGCCCTGTAATATTTCAATCATGACAGTAGGGGTATGCGTAAGGACAAAGTGTGGTTACAGAAATAAGTAGAAAattacagaggggagaacaagtatttgatacactgccgatt
This genomic interval carries:
- the LOC105025937 gene encoding heparan sulfate glucosamine 3-O-sulfotransferase 1, giving the protein MAFLLVSMFLLVLQTYAAPPEFVQSLDLGPGLTTNYTLSPPPGTSKRAPHSIIIGVRKGGTRALLEMLDIHPEVAAAATEVHFFDWEENYAKGFDWYRELMPYSYPHQITVEKTPGYFTSALAPERICAMNSSIKLLLILRDPTERVISDYTQVYFNRLENHKPVQAIENLLVRSGALNTRYKAIQRSLYDVHMLNWLRHFPLEQIHIVDGDTLIRNPLPELQKVERFLNLPPRIMSSNFYFNQTKGFYCIRSDGRERCLHESKGRPHPVVNGTVLQQLRFYLREHNRNFYRLVKRSFDWQ